The window ATCTCGGTATTGATATTGCAAAAGCTAAAATTGACTGCTGTCTGATTTTAGAAGATTCTGCAGGCAAAAAGAAAACCAAAACCTTTCCGAATATGCCCAAAGGCTTTGAACAGCTTCAGGCCTGGCTGAATCATCATGCTGCAGGCCCTGCGCAGGCCATTGCCTTAATGGAAGCCACTTCTGTCTATCATGAACGCTTGGCTGGACATTTATTTGATGCAGGCTGTCAAGTCTGTGTCGCGAATCCCGCCAGAGCCCGGTATTTTGCTCAGAGCATGTCTAAACTGAATAAGACAGACAAGGCTGACAGTGAAGTTCTGGCCCGGCTTGCGATGACTGCGGATCTGCATTTTTGGCAGCCTCTGCCTGGACATATTCAACTGCTGAATGCTTTGCTGGATCGAAGGGCTGTGCTTGGTGAAGATCTGCAGCGTGAAGAAAACCGTTTGGAAAAAGCGGAGTCTACCTTCACGATAGAACCGGTACTTCAGTCGATCCATAAGAATATTAAGCAGTTAAGCAGGCATATTCAGGATCTCGACCGGCAGATTGATGACCACATTGATCAGCATCCTGATTTAAAAAATGACAAGGCGCTGCTCAGCAGCATTCCGGCCATTGCAGACCGGACCAGTTTATTAATGCTCAGCTTCTTGCGCAGCCATGCTTTTGAAAGGGCGAGCCAGGCGGCGGCCTTTGCCGGCCTGGTGCCCATTCAAAGGCAGTCGGGCAGCTCCATTCACGGCAGGAGCCGCCTATCCAAAGCCGGCCCGTCGAAAATACGGGCCGGCTTATATATGGCGGCGATTGTCGCAACCCGGCATAATCCCCACATAAAGGGGATGAATGAAAGGCTGCTGGCCAATGGCAAAACCAAGATGATGGCGGTTGGCGCTGCAATGAGGAAGCTGATTCATCTTTGTTATGGCGTACTCAAGCACCAGCGGCCTTATCAGGAGAATTATTGCGCCAATTCTCAATAATCCTCTTGACCTCTGAG is drawn from Acinetobacter sp. WCHAc010034 and contains these coding sequences:
- a CDS encoding IS110 family transposase, with product MFYLGIDIAKAKIDCCLILEDSAGKKKTKTFPNMPKGFEQLQAWLNHHAAGPAQAIALMEATSVYHERLAGHLFDAGCQVCVANPARARYFAQSMSKLNKTDKADSEVLARLAMTADLHFWQPLPGHIQLLNALLDRRAVLGEDLQREENRLEKAESTFTIEPVLQSIHKNIKQLSRHIQDLDRQIDDHIDQHPDLKNDKALLSSIPAIADRTSLLMLSFLRSHAFERASQAAAFAGLVPIQRQSGSSIHGRSRLSKAGPSKIRAGLYMAAIVATRHNPHIKGMNERLLANGKTKMMAVGAAMRKLIHLCYGVLKHQRPYQENYCANSQ